One Deltaproteobacteria bacterium CG11_big_fil_rev_8_21_14_0_20_49_13 genomic window carries:
- the truB gene encoding tRNA pseudouridine(55) synthase TruB: MLNGIIIIDKPSGYTSHDIVAIIRRITKVKRVGHAGTLDPLATGVLPILIGSATKLSATLTGGDKEYIATIKFGEKRDTDDAKGVIVETKDVPKDLEVRIKEVLPKFLGKITQRVPDYSAVKKEGRTLYKMARRGEKFEAPLREVNIENIEIMGVEDASITVRVKCSKGTYIRALARDMGEAIGTFAHISALRRTVSSGFKIEAATKLSEISTLQDVERMLHGRQLL, from the coding sequence ATTTTGAACGGCATCATTATAATCGACAAACCATCCGGCTATACATCCCACGACATTGTCGCCATCATCCGCCGTATCACCAAGGTTAAGCGGGTCGGCCATGCCGGCACGCTCGATCCCCTGGCTACCGGAGTTCTCCCCATATTGATCGGAAGCGCCACCAAGCTCTCGGCTACGCTCACAGGGGGTGACAAGGAATATATTGCCACCATCAAGTTCGGCGAGAAGAGAGATACCGATGACGCAAAGGGAGTGATAGTTGAAACAAAGGACGTGCCAAAGGACCTTGAAGTGAGAATAAAAGAGGTCCTTCCGAAGTTCCTGGGAAAAATAACACAAAGGGTTCCAGATTACTCCGCGGTCAAAAAGGAGGGAAGGACCCTTTATAAAATGGCAAGGAGGGGAGAAAAGTTCGAGGCCCCTTTAAGGGAAGTGAATATCGAAAATATAGAAATAATGGGCGTGGAAGATGCCTCCATTACGGTAAGGGTGAAATGTTCAAAAGGTACGTATATTCGGGCGCTTGCAAGGGATATGGGGGAGGCAATAGGCACATTTGCCCATATTTCTGCGTTAAGAAGGACGGTCTCTTCCGGTTTTAAAATAGAGGCGGCCACGAAATTAAGTGAAATTTCTACTTTACAAGATGTAGAGCGTATGTTACATGGCCGCCAACTTTTATGA
- a CDS encoding DHH family phosphoesterase: protein MGVYQQVIDAIKQGDRFLVASHAHPDGDGIGSTIALAKGLESLGKKVKMYNADPVPYNLKFLPYSGEVVSELGPDEKFDVTFMVDCSQRDRIGGDAAEIDRERLGKLILIDHHKLNSSECDIVCIDVDAAATGEVIFRLFKAMGLEVTKEIANLIFCTFVVDSGSFRYSNTSASLLKDASELVEAGASPWAISMAMDESNSPCAIDLLRMVLGTFEMRDKTAWVVLTQQMFSDSCASEDVAEEFINYPRSILGVEVAMLFRQLKPEEPASSKSAKGGSKEKWKASFRSKNAVDVQKIASAFNGGGHAHAAGCTLEGDLASVKERVFNEVRKCLSA, encoded by the coding sequence ATGGGAGTTTATCAACAAGTAATAGACGCGATAAAGCAGGGCGACCGGTTCTTAGTGGCCAGCCATGCCCATCCCGACGGTGACGGTATAGGGTCCACGATAGCTCTGGCAAAGGGCCTTGAGTCTCTCGGCAAGAAGGTGAAGATGTACAACGCCGACCCTGTCCCGTACAATCTCAAGTTCCTTCCATATTCGGGAGAAGTGGTCAGCGAACTAGGTCCCGACGAAAAGTTCGATGTCACATTTATGGTGGACTGTTCGCAGCGCGATCGCATCGGGGGCGATGCCGCCGAGATCGACAGAGAACGCCTCGGCAAATTGATACTTATAGATCATCACAAGCTGAACTCGTCCGAGTGCGATATTGTATGTATCGATGTGGATGCGGCGGCCACTGGAGAGGTCATTTTTAGATTGTTCAAGGCGATGGGCCTTGAGGTCACAAAGGAGATCGCGAACCTTATCTTCTGTACATTTGTGGTAGATTCCGGTTCCTTCCGTTATTCCAATACCTCCGCTTCGCTTTTGAAGGACGCATCCGAGCTGGTCGAGGCCGGCGCCAGTCCCTGGGCAATATCGATGGCGATGGACGAATCGAACTCTCCGTGCGCGATAGACCTTTTAAGAATGGTACTTGGGACCTTCGAGATGAGAGATAAGACGGCATGGGTCGTACTGACCCAGCAGATGTTCAGCGACTCATGCGCCTCCGAAGATGTTGCCGAGGAATTCATCAATTATCCGCGTTCTATCCTTGGAGTGGAAGTTGCCATGCTTTTCCGACAGTTGAAGCCGGAAGAACCTGCCTCGAGCAAGTCCGCCAAAGGCGGGAGCAAAGAGAAGTGGAAAGCAAGCTTCCGCTCGAAGAATGCAGTCGATGTCCAAAAAATAGCCTCGGCGTTCAATGGCGGCGGACATGCCCACGCCGCGGGTTGCACGCTGGAAGGCGATCTGGCAAGCGTGAAAGAGAGAGTATTTAATGAAGTGCGTAAGTGTCTAAGTGCT
- a CDS encoding 30S ribosomal protein S15: MTLAKTKKNELITKFRIHDKDTGSAEVQVAVLTERINLLKDHFNAHKKDHSSRRGLLMMVGHRRRLLNYLRNDSVEKYQRIIGELGIRK; encoded by the coding sequence ATGACACTAGCAAAGACAAAAAAGAACGAACTGATCACCAAATTCCGGATCCACGATAAAGATACCGGTTCAGCGGAAGTGCAGGTTGCCGTCCTGACAGAGAGGATCAACCTTTTAAAAGACCACTTTAACGCGCACAAAAAGGATCACAGCTCGCGCAGGGGCCTTCTTATGATGGTCGGCCACAGGCGCAGATTGCTTAATTATTTAAGAAATGACAGCGTTGAAAAGTATCAGCGCATAATTGGCGAGCTTGGCATAAGGAAGTAA
- the rbfA gene encoding ribosome-binding factor A, protein MSRNLPYNRADRIAQQIYQVAASFIYEDTDDERLIGIQITRAAMTNDLSIARIYFYLDGGKDKQEAAKHALEAKRSGLKHKIGQELLLKIMPRIDFFLDEGVENAERIEEILKNLKSEV, encoded by the coding sequence ATGTCACGAAATCTTCCATATAATAGGGCCGATCGTATCGCCCAGCAGATCTATCAGGTGGCGGCGTCGTTCATATACGAAGATACCGACGACGAAAGGTTGATCGGGATCCAGATCACCAGGGCCGCCATGACCAACGATCTTTCCATCGCCAGGATATATTTTTATCTGGACGGCGGAAAGGACAAACAGGAAGCCGCCAAGCATGCGCTTGAGGCCAAAAGGTCCGGACTAAAACACAAGATAGGTCAGGAGCTTTTGCTAAAGATCATGCCTAGGATAGACTTTTTCCTGGACGAAGGGGTTGAGAACGCCGAGAGAATAGAAGAGATACTAAAAAACCTGAAGTCAGAGGTCTGA
- the pnp gene encoding polyribonucleotide nucleotidyltransferase: MVSSVQTEFGGRTLTIETGLLAKQAGGAVTVRCGDSIVLVAATASKKPREGMDYFPLTVDYVEKTFAAGKIPGGFFKREGRPTEREILTSRFIDRPIRPLFPEGFKNDTQVVATVLSADHDNETDVLAMIGASAALSLSPAPFMGPIAGVCVGRVDGKFVCNPTPEQMERSDIDLIVAANKDAVVMVEGGAKEISEKDLAQAIMFAHKEVQPVIKIQEELAKKCGVPKMKFEKPVVDKELQAKVEKFLKGKLENAVCIKTKMERYAAIDELHKELVEELVPEDDKDGTEDKVSAMFEEEKYKLVRHMIVVQKKRIDGRKWDEVRNITCQVGLLPRTHGSALFTRGETQALVVTTLGTADDRQIIDGIMEEYEKRFMLHYNFPPYSVGETKPLRSPGRREIGHGALAERALMQMLPPEESFPYTMRTVSEILESNGSSSMATVCGGTLSLMDAGVPIKNPVAGIAMGLIKEEGQFVILSDILGDEDHLGDMDFKVAGTKNGITSVQMDIKIAGITEEILSKALSQALEGRLHILGKMLEALPVPREDISKWAPRIMAHKISPDKIGALIGPGGKNIRGITEETGVKIDVDEDGMVHIATNDSEAALRALQMVKELTAVAEVGKYYKGHVVKIMDFGAFVEVLPGQDGLLHISQIDNKRVNRVEDVLQEGDEVVVKLLEIDPSSGKMRLSRKEAFGHENEVEK, encoded by the coding sequence ATGGTTAGTTCTGTACAGACAGAATTCGGCGGGCGCACGCTTACGATCGAAACGGGTCTTCTTGCCAAGCAGGCAGGTGGTGCTGTAACTGTCCGTTGCGGGGACTCTATCGTTCTCGTTGCGGCAACGGCATCGAAAAAGCCAAGGGAGGGGATGGATTATTTTCCCCTGACTGTCGATTATGTCGAAAAGACGTTCGCGGCCGGAAAGATTCCGGGCGGATTTTTCAAACGCGAAGGCCGTCCGACCGAACGCGAGATCCTGACAAGCAGGTTCATAGACAGGCCCATCAGGCCCCTGTTCCCCGAAGGTTTCAAGAACGATACGCAGGTGGTTGCCACGGTGCTATCGGCAGATCACGACAACGAGACCGATGTCCTGGCGATGATAGGCGCATCCGCGGCTCTTTCTCTGTCTCCCGCTCCCTTCATGGGGCCCATCGCGGGTGTCTGTGTAGGACGCGTTGACGGAAAGTTCGTCTGCAACCCGACACCGGAACAGATGGAGAGGTCGGATATAGACCTTATAGTTGCCGCAAACAAGGACGCGGTGGTGATGGTAGAAGGCGGCGCAAAAGAGATAAGCGAAAAGGACCTGGCCCAGGCTATAATGTTCGCCCACAAAGAGGTTCAGCCCGTCATTAAGATACAGGAAGAACTTGCCAAAAAGTGCGGCGTTCCAAAGATGAAGTTCGAAAAGCCTGTTGTGGACAAGGAACTTCAAGCGAAGGTCGAGAAGTTCCTTAAGGGAAAATTAGAGAACGCCGTTTGCATAAAGACAAAGATGGAAAGGTACGCGGCAATTGACGAGCTCCACAAAGAGCTTGTTGAAGAGCTGGTGCCGGAAGATGACAAGGACGGGACAGAGGACAAGGTCTCGGCCATGTTCGAAGAAGAGAAATATAAGCTCGTCAGGCACATGATAGTTGTCCAGAAGAAGAGGATAGACGGACGCAAGTGGGACGAGGTGAGGAACATCACCTGTCAGGTGGGGCTTCTTCCCCGTACGCACGGGAGCGCGCTCTTTACGCGCGGTGAAACGCAGGCACTCGTTGTTACAACGCTCGGAACGGCCGATGACAGACAGATAATCGACGGGATAATGGAAGAGTATGAGAAACGATTTATGCTCCACTACAATTTCCCCCCGTATTCCGTGGGAGAAACTAAGCCCTTACGTTCACCCGGAAGGCGCGAGATAGGTCACGGTGCGCTGGCAGAAAGGGCGCTCATGCAGATGCTGCCGCCCGAGGAAAGTTTCCCGTACACGATGCGCACGGTCTCGGAGATACTTGAATCCAACGGTTCATCTTCAATGGCCACGGTCTGCGGCGGAACATTGTCACTTATGGACGCAGGCGTTCCCATTAAGAACCCGGTTGCAGGTATCGCAATGGGTCTTATCAAGGAAGAAGGCCAGTTCGTTATTCTTTCAGACATCTTAGGCGATGAGGATCACCTAGGAGACATGGACTTTAAGGTTGCCGGTACAAAAAACGGCATCACATCTGTCCAGATGGATATTAAGATAGCGGGTATCACCGAAGAGATCCTTTCTAAGGCGCTTTCACAGGCGCTTGAAGGAAGGTTGCACATATTAGGCAAGATGCTTGAGGCCCTGCCCGTTCCCCGTGAGGATATCTCGAAGTGGGCGCCAAGGATCATGGCCCACAAGATATCGCCAGACAAGATAGGCGCGCTGATAGGCCCCGGCGGCAAGAACATCCGCGGCATTACAGAGGAGACCGGCGTCAAGATAGATGTAGATGAGGACGGCATGGTCCATATTGCGACGAACGATTCCGAAGCGGCCCTCAGAGCGCTGCAGATGGTAAAAGAGCTCACAGCGGTAGCCGAGGTCGGTAAGTACTATAAAGGTCACGTTGTAAAGATAATGGACTTTGGCGCATTCGTTGAGGTTCTTCCCGGTCAGGACGGTCTTCTCCATATCTCGCAGATAGATAACAAGCGCGTTAACCGCGTGG